A region from the Chelonoidis abingdonii isolate Lonesome George chromosome 10, CheloAbing_2.0, whole genome shotgun sequence genome encodes:
- the NXPH2 gene encoding neurexophilin-2, with protein sequence MMYLQPLPLIVVQSFLQLIFCDTKQTVHATEVLDWEDKDAAETLVNNIVHSRIINPLRLFVKPSPVLKHGQMSYSDSKENFWDWLANITEVQESLARTKRRPIVKTGKFKKMFGWGDFHSNIKTVKLNLLITGKIVDHGNGTFSVYFRHNSTGLGNVSVSLVPPSKVVEFESSPQSALETKESKSFNCRIEYEKTDRAKKTALCNFDPSKICYQEQTQSHVSWLCSKPFKVICIYIAFYSVDYKLVQKVCPDYNYHSETPYLSSG encoded by the coding sequence ATATTTTGTGACACTAAACAAACAGTCCATGCCACAGAAGTGCTGGATTGGGAAGACAAAGATGCTGCAGAGACATTGGTCAACAACATTGTCCATTCCAGGATCATCAACCCTTTACGCCTATTTGTTAAGCCATCTCCAGTGTTGAAACATGGCCAGATGTCATACTCAGATAGCAAAGAAAACTTTTGGGATTGGTTAGCCAACATCACTGAGGTTCAAGAATCTCTTGCACGGACTAAGCGCAGACCAATAGTAAAAACTGGGAAATTCAAAAAAATGTTTGGGTGGGGCGACTTCCATTCCAACATCAAAACTGTTAAACTAAACCTCCTCATCACAGGGAAAATTGTTGATCATGGCAATGGAACCTTCAGTGTTTATTTCCGACATAACTCAACAGGTCTTGGAAATGTTTCTGTAAGCCTGGTGCCGCCTTCCAAAGTGGTGGAATTTGAATCTTCTCCACAGTCAGCGCTGGAGACCAAGGAATCCAAATCCTTCAACTGCCGAATTGAGTATGAAAAAACAGATCGGGCTAAGAAAACTGCCTTGTGCAATTTTGACCCTTCAAAGATCTGCTACCAAGAGCAGACACAAAGCCATGTTTCTTGGTTGTGTTCTAAACCATTTAAAGTTATCTGCATTTACATCGCTTTTTACAGTGTAGATTACAAACTGGTGCAAAAGGTCTGCCCTGATTATAATTACCATAGTGAGACACCCTACTTGTCCTCTGGCTGA